The following proteins are encoded in a genomic region of Ostrea edulis chromosome 7, xbOstEdul1.1, whole genome shotgun sequence:
- the LOC130048606 gene encoding ladderlectin-like, with product MPPIVVEEKFSQKIQNLETQIKRLTNCPQGWNKHDKSCYKLNKRKLTRTVANQFCRNLSARLAEIGTKSENDFINNIITNNSGTDRAWLGGVDMGKEGTWIWSFSEIPLTFQNWDQGESNDGDGNEDCLEILGTKYGRWNDNVCLN from the exons atgccACCAATTGTAG TGGAAGAAAAATTCTCACAGAAAATCCAAAACCTCGAGACACAGATAAAACGACTTACAA ATTGTCCTCAAGGCTGGAATAAGCATGACAAATCATGTTATAAGTTAAACAAACGGAAATTAACACGGACAGTTGCAAAT CAATTCTGCAGAAACCTGTCTGCGAGATTAGCTGAAATTGGCACGAAGAGTGAAAACGACTTTATAAACAATATTATCACAAATAACTCCGGCACag ACCGAGCTTGGTTAGGCGGTGTAGATATGGGAAAAGAAGGCACATGGATATGGAGTTTCTCGGAGATACCACTGACATTTCAAAACTGGGACCAGGGTGAATCCAATGATGGCGATGGAAACGAAGACTGTTTAGAAATATTGGGAACAAAATATGGACGCTGGAATGACAATGTATGCTTAAATTAA